The Oreochromis niloticus isolate F11D_XX linkage group LG13, O_niloticus_UMD_NMBU, whole genome shotgun sequence genome has a window encoding:
- the LOC112841966 gene encoding uncharacterized protein LOC112841966, giving the protein MAPHMDALVLQCVTSVLFLCITCVSKHSSGYSYTREELFNYRTTTPVDLLPIFVASAADLLQTLTRKVRRRRRGKRAGALVRLRTALPGIFLSNVCSLRNKMDELPLMRSMNRDFASSCVLCFTESWLCEDIPDCALKLEGFHLLRADRQASLSGKTTGGGVCFYINSGWCTDVTVIAQHCSSSLEYLFIHCKPFYSPREFASFILAAVYIPPDADVQAAQCALAEQILHMERTFPDSLIIALGDFNKVNLSQELPKYKQYIKYPTIEERTLDHCYSTISGAYRAVLRASLGLSDHVMVHLIPAYRQRLKLSKPVVRTKKLWSNKAVEELHTCLESTDWDTMKAASNSWDEFTDTVTSYVHFCEDSIVPSCTRVSYNNDKPWFIPKLKKLWLERRKAFRSGDRECYREAKYRFTKEVDIAKHQHSEKMQQQISENDSASVWKSFRNITNYKPKTPHSTDDLLLANTLNDFYCHFDDPSSSLHTFNGPNNRDTLDTHSPTSPPSIEPSPPSKTSPTTPPSTPHTKEDFTPPSPTTTLHIHEADVRKQFKSLNGRKAPGPDGVSPDTLSHCANELAPVFSGIFNSSLQACHVPACFKSSTIVPVPEKPRIYFLCFLFF; this is encoded by the coding sequence ATGGCGCCGCATATGGATGCCCTGGTGCTTCAGTGCGttacttctgttttgtttttgtgcataacttGTGTGTCTAAGCACTCCTCTGGATATTCTTACACCAGAGAAGAGCTTTTTAACTACAGGACTACAACACCTGTGGATTTACTTCCAATATTTGTCGCATCTGCGGCAGATTTACTGCAGACTTTGACCAGGAAAGTGAGACGCCGAAGGAGAGGAAAGCGAGCCGGCGCACTCGTGCGTCTGCGAACTGCTCTTCCTGGGATCTTCCTTTCCAACGTATGCTCACTCAGGAATAAGATGGACGAGCTGCCCCTGATGAGAAGCATGAACAGAGACTTTGCCTCCTCCTGTGTCTTATGTTTTACGGAGTCGTGGCTCTGTGAGGACATCCCGGACTGCGCGCTCAAGCTGGAGGGTTTTCATCTGCTGCGCGCGGACCGGCAGGCCTCTCTCTCTGGCAAGACCACAGGTGGAGGTGTCTGCTTCTACATTAATAGTGGCTGGTGCACAGATGTAACAGTGATTGCTCAGCACTGCTCTTCCTCTCTGGAATACCTTTTTATTCACTGCAAACCGTTTTATTCTCCGCGGGAGTTTGCTTCATTCATCTTGGCCGCTGTTTACATCCCGCCAGATGCGGATGTGCAGGCAGCTCAGTGCGCACTCGCGGAGCAGATACTGCACATGGAGCGGACATTCCCGGACTCTCTCATTATTGCTCTTGGGGACTTTAACAAAGTCAATCTGAGCCAAGAGCTTCCCAAATACAAGCAGTATATTAAATACCCGACCATAGAGGAGAGGACATTGGACCATTGTTACAGCACGATCAGCGGGGCCTATCGTGCGGTGCTCCGCGCTTCACTCGGACTTTCTGACCATGTCATGGTCCACCTGATCCCCGCGTACAGACAGAGGCTGAAGCTCTCCAAACCTGTCGTGAGGACTAAAAAACTGTGGAGCAACAAGGCTGTGGAGGAGCTTCACACGTGTTTGGAGTCTACAGACTGGGACACAATGAAGGCTGCTTCTAACAGCTGGGATGAGTTTACGGACACTGTCACCTCCTATGTCCACTTCTGCGAGGACAGCATTGTGCCATCATGCACCAGGGTGAGTTATAACAATGACAAACCCTGGTTTATTCCTAAACTCAAAAAGCTGTGGCTGGAAAGGAGAAAGGCGTTCAGAAGCGGAGACAGGGAGTGCTACAGAGAGGCCAAGTACAGGTTCACTAAAGAAGTGGACATTGCTAAACATCAGCACTCTGAgaagatgcagcagcagatttcAGAGAATGACTCGGCCTCTGTGTGGAAAAGTTTTAGGAATATTACCAACTACAAGCCTAAAACCCCCCACTCCACTGATGACTTGCTCTTGGCCAACACCCTTAACGACTTTTACTGCCATTTTGACGACCCATCGAGCAGCCTTCACACCTTCAACGGCCCCAACAATAGAGACACTTTGGACACTCATTCCcccacctctcccccctccatagagccatcaccaccatcaaaaACTTCACCTACAACACCTCCCTCCACACCCCACACCAAGGAGGATttcacaccaccttctcccACCACAACTCTTCATATTCATGAAGCAGATGTGAGGAAGCAGTTCAAGAGTCTGAATGGTCGAAAAGCTCCTGGCCCAGACGGTGTGTCTCCTGACACCCTCAGCCACTGTGCAAACGAGCTGGCcccagtgttttctggcattttcaacTCCTCACTGCAGGCATGTCATGTGCCTGCCTGCTTCAAGTCCTCTACCATAGTCCCTGTCCCTGAGAAACcaagaatttattttttatgttttttgtttttttaa